The following coding sequences lie in one Stenotrophomonas rhizophila genomic window:
- the nuoH gene encoding NADH-quinone oxidoreductase subunit NuoH yields the protein MNELLLNAVDPLHQWLLSLGDIGALLWIILKILVIAMPVIISVAFFVVWERKLIGWMHVRHGPMYVGMGIFQAFADVFKLLFKEIIQPASSHKAMFILAPLITLGPAFAAWSVIPFDAKIVLSNANAGLLYLLAMTSLGVYGIILAGWASNSKYAFLGAMRASAQMISYEIAMGFALVGVMIASGSLNLSSIVMAQAGSSGFFDWFLLPLFPLFIVYWVSGVAETNRAPFDVVEGESEIVAGHMVEYSGGAFALFFLAEYANMILISFLISIFFLGGWLSPIQGWVNADISPWIDWLWKGGWPWLLLKVFFFASAYIWFRASFPRFRYDQIMRLGWKVFIPLTILWIAVTAVMVFYGVIQKGV from the coding sequence ATGAACGAATTGCTGTTGAACGCGGTCGACCCGCTGCACCAGTGGCTGCTGTCACTGGGCGACATCGGCGCGCTGCTCTGGATCATCCTGAAGATCCTGGTGATCGCCATGCCGGTGATCATCTCGGTGGCGTTCTTCGTGGTCTGGGAACGCAAGCTGATCGGCTGGATGCATGTCCGCCATGGTCCGATGTATGTCGGCATGGGCATCTTCCAGGCCTTCGCCGACGTCTTCAAACTGCTGTTCAAGGAAATCATCCAGCCGGCCAGCTCGCACAAGGCGATGTTCATCCTTGCGCCGCTGATCACGCTCGGCCCGGCCTTCGCGGCCTGGTCGGTGATTCCCTTCGACGCCAAGATCGTGCTGTCCAATGCCAATGCCGGCCTGCTGTACCTGCTGGCGATGACCTCGCTGGGCGTGTACGGCATCATCCTGGCGGGCTGGGCCTCCAACTCCAAGTACGCCTTCCTGGGTGCGATGCGCGCCTCGGCGCAGATGATCAGCTACGAAATCGCGATGGGCTTTGCCCTGGTCGGCGTGATGATCGCCTCAGGCAGCTTGAACCTGAGCAGCATCGTGATGGCCCAGGCCGGCAGCTCCGGCTTCTTCGACTGGTTCCTGCTGCCGCTGTTCCCGCTGTTCATCGTGTACTGGGTGTCCGGCGTTGCCGAAACCAACCGCGCGCCGTTCGACGTGGTGGAAGGCGAATCGGAAATCGTGGCCGGCCACATGGTCGAGTACTCCGGTGGTGCGTTCGCGCTGTTCTTCCTGGCCGAATACGCCAACATGATCCTGATCAGCTTCCTGATCTCGATCTTCTTCCTCGGTGGCTGGCTGAGCCCCATCCAGGGCTGGGTCAACGCGGACATCTCGCCGTGGATCGACTGGCTGTGGAAGGGCGGTTGGCCGTGGCTGCTGCTGAAGGTGTTCTTCTTCGCCAGCGCCTACATCTGGTTCCGTGCCAGCTTCCCGCGCTTCCGTTATGACCAGATCATGCGTCTGGGCTGGAAGGTCTTCATCCCCCTCACCATCCTCTGGATTGCAGTGACGGCGGTGATGGTGTTCTACGGCGTGATCCAGAAGGGCGTCTAA
- the nuoI gene encoding NADH-quinone oxidoreductase subunit NuoI: protein MNRITHYFKSLLLLELLGGLWLTLKYAFKPKYTLMYPMEKFPQSPRFRGLHALRRYPNGEERCIACKLCEAVCPALAITIDSAKREDGSRRTTRYDIDLFKCIFCGFCEESCPVDSIVETHILEYHFENRGENIVTKPQLLAIGDRLEAEIAERRAADAAFR, encoded by the coding sequence ATGAATCGAATTACCCATTACTTCAAAAGCCTGCTGCTGCTCGAGCTGCTCGGCGGTCTGTGGTTGACCCTGAAGTACGCCTTCAAGCCCAAGTACACGCTGATGTACCCGATGGAGAAGTTCCCGCAGTCGCCGCGTTTCCGTGGCCTGCACGCGCTGCGCCGCTACCCCAACGGGGAAGAGCGCTGCATCGCCTGCAAGCTGTGTGAAGCGGTGTGCCCGGCACTGGCCATCACCATCGATTCGGCCAAGCGCGAGGACGGCAGCCGCCGTACCACCCGTTACGACATCGATCTGTTCAAGTGCATCTTCTGCGGCTTCTGTGAAGAAAGCTGCCCGGTGGACTCGATCGTCGAGACCCACATCCTCGAGTACCACTTCGAGAATCGTGGCGAGAACATCGTTACCAAGCCGCAGCTGCTGGCCATCGGGGATCGGCTTGAAGCCGAAATCGCCGAGCGTCGCGCCGCCGATGCCGCTTTCCGCTGA
- a CDS encoding NADH-quinone oxidoreductase subunit J, giving the protein MMDWVNISFWVFSIVAGISAAAVISVRNPVYAVLNLILTFFSVACIWILVGAEFLGVALVLVYVGAVMVLFLFVVMMLDIDATNLREGWVRYLPIGLVVAVTMLVQMLVLIGVKGRAVNPFPADNAAALAADSSNITWLARSLFTEYLLPFEFAAVILTVAVVAAVMLTLRRRTGLKTQNPSEQTMVKGSDRLRVVKMAVEKPVVHTNTKPSSDEEATP; this is encoded by the coding sequence ATGATGGATTGGGTAAATATCAGTTTCTGGGTCTTCTCCATCGTGGCGGGCATTTCCGCCGCGGCGGTGATCAGCGTGCGCAATCCGGTCTACGCCGTATTGAACCTGATCCTGACCTTCTTCTCCGTGGCCTGCATCTGGATCCTGGTCGGCGCTGAGTTCCTCGGCGTGGCCCTGGTGCTGGTGTACGTCGGCGCGGTCATGGTGTTGTTCCTGTTCGTGGTGATGATGCTCGACATCGATGCCACCAACCTGCGCGAAGGCTGGGTGCGTTACCTGCCGATCGGCCTGGTGGTCGCGGTCACCATGCTGGTGCAGATGCTGGTGCTGATCGGGGTGAAGGGCAGGGCGGTCAACCCGTTCCCGGCCGACAACGCGGCCGCACTGGCGGCCGACAGCTCCAACATCACCTGGCTGGCCCGCAGCCTGTTCACCGAATACCTGCTGCCGTTCGAGTTCGCCGCCGTCATCCTGACCGTGGCCGTGGTCGCCGCCGTGATGCTGACCCTGCGTCGCCGCACCGGCCTGAAGACCCAGAACCCGAGCGAGCAGACCATGGTCAAGGGCAGCGACCGTCTGCGCGTGGTCAAGATGGCTGTCGAAAAGCCGGTGGTCCACACCAACACCAAGCCGTCCAGCGACGAGGAGGCAACGCCATGA
- the nuoK gene encoding NADH-quinone oxidoreductase subunit NuoK: MITLGHILALGALLFCISLAGIFLNRKNIIVLLMSVELMLLSVNINFVGFSRELGDTAGQLFVFFILTVAAAEAAIGLAILVTLFRNRRTINVGEVDSLKG; this comes from the coding sequence ATGATCACCCTCGGCCATATCCTGGCACTGGGCGCGCTGCTGTTCTGCATCAGCCTCGCCGGCATCTTCCTCAACCGCAAGAACATCATCGTGCTGCTGATGTCGGTCGAGCTGATGCTGCTGTCGGTCAACATCAATTTCGTCGGGTTCTCGCGGGAACTGGGTGACACGGCCGGCCAGCTGTTCGTGTTCTTCATCCTCACCGTTGCCGCGGCCGAGGCCGCGATCGGTCTCGCGATCCTGGTAACCCTGTTCCGTAATCGCCGCACCATCAATGTCGGCGAAGTCGACTCGCTGAAGGGCTGA
- the nuoL gene encoding NADH-quinone oxidoreductase subunit L, with protein sequence MEITLSKSLLIAVVLAPLIGSIIAGLFGRQVGRIGAQTVTILGVGASCIMSSYVLYMLLWGGAQPYNENIYTFFEVGQYSAHVGFMIDKLTAMMMVVVTFVSFLVHVYTIGYMQDDPGYQRFFSYISLFTFSMLTLVMSNNFLQLFFGWEAVGLVSYLLIGFWFKRPTAIFANMKAFLVNRVGDFGFILGIAGVLWVFGSLDYATVFANAPILGSPQAQMQIWSGAITLFGTSFQVLDAPVIWSIATIICICLFIGAMGKSAQVPLHVWLPDSMEGPTPISALIHAATMVTAGIFMVTRMSPLFELSQTALNFVLFIGATTAFFTGLIGIVQNDIKRVVAYSTLSQLGYMTVALGVSAYSAAVFHLMTHAFFKALLFLGAGSVIIAMHHEQDMRKMGGLRKYMPITFVTMWIGTLALVGTPFFSGFYSKDTIIEAAQHHAHVSHSWVATYGYWAVLGGVIVTSFYSFRLLFLTFHGKERFRDAHDDHAHGHDDHHADAHAVDAHAADAHHGDAHHDDHGHGHGPHEPHETPWVVTLPLILLAIPSIVIGFFGIGPMLYGTDWKGAHAEHAIPGQVHSFFTGIVDFYVPSRDTIGALAEEFHGPVAFALHGMMAPAFFLTVAGFLLAVLFYLWKPELAGKARTTFAPLVSVLENKYGFDKLWIGGFAGGGIKLGKVSRAIDTNIVDGVVVNGSARLIDLAANLLRRTQSGFLYHYAFAMIIGLIALLGVLMHYLR encoded by the coding sequence ATGGAAATCACTCTCTCCAAGAGTCTGTTGATCGCAGTGGTGCTTGCACCGCTGATCGGCAGCATCATCGCTGGCCTGTTCGGCCGGCAGGTCGGTCGCATCGGCGCACAGACGGTCACCATCCTGGGTGTCGGCGCCAGCTGCATCATGTCCAGCTACGTGCTGTACATGCTGCTGTGGGGCGGCGCACAGCCGTACAACGAGAACATCTATACGTTCTTCGAAGTCGGCCAGTACTCGGCGCATGTCGGTTTCATGATCGACAAGCTGACCGCCATGATGATGGTCGTGGTGACCTTCGTGTCGTTCCTGGTGCACGTCTACACCATCGGCTACATGCAGGATGACCCGGGCTACCAGCGGTTCTTCAGCTACATCTCGCTGTTCACCTTCTCCATGCTCACCCTGGTGATGAGCAACAACTTCCTGCAGCTGTTCTTCGGCTGGGAAGCAGTGGGCCTGGTGTCGTACCTGCTGATCGGTTTCTGGTTCAAGCGCCCGACCGCGATCTTCGCCAACATGAAGGCGTTCCTGGTCAACCGCGTGGGTGACTTCGGCTTCATCCTGGGCATCGCCGGCGTGTTGTGGGTGTTCGGTTCGCTGGACTACGCCACCGTGTTCGCCAATGCGCCGATCCTGGGCAGCCCGCAGGCACAGATGCAGATCTGGTCCGGCGCGATCACCCTGTTCGGCACCTCGTTCCAGGTGCTGGACGCCCCGGTGATCTGGTCCATCGCCACCATCATCTGCATCTGCCTGTTCATCGGTGCAATGGGCAAGTCCGCCCAGGTGCCGCTGCACGTGTGGCTGCCGGACTCGATGGAAGGCCCGACCCCGATCTCGGCCCTGATCCACGCCGCGACGATGGTGACCGCGGGTATCTTCATGGTCACCCGCATGTCGCCGCTGTTCGAGCTGTCGCAGACCGCGCTGAACTTCGTGCTGTTCATCGGTGCCACCACCGCGTTCTTCACCGGCCTGATCGGCATCGTGCAGAACGACATCAAGCGCGTCGTCGCGTATTCCACGCTGTCCCAGCTGGGCTACATGACCGTGGCGCTGGGTGTGTCGGCCTATTCGGCGGCCGTGTTCCACCTGATGACCCACGCCTTCTTCAAGGCGCTGCTGTTCCTGGGTGCCGGCTCGGTCATCATCGCGATGCACCACGAGCAGGACATGCGCAAGATGGGCGGCCTGCGCAAGTACATGCCGATCACCTTCGTGACCATGTGGATCGGCACGCTGGCCCTGGTGGGTACGCCGTTCTTCTCCGGCTTCTACTCCAAGGACACCATCATCGAGGCGGCGCAGCACCACGCGCACGTGTCGCATAGCTGGGTGGCCACCTACGGCTACTGGGCGGTGCTGGGCGGCGTCATCGTGACCAGCTTCTACAGCTTCCGTCTGCTGTTCCTGACCTTCCATGGCAAGGAGCGCTTCCGCGATGCGCATGACGATCACGCCCATGGCCATGACGATCACCATGCCGACGCGCATGCGGTCGATGCCCACGCTGCCGATGCCCACCACGGTGACGCGCACCATGACGACCACGGTCATGGCCACGGTCCGCATGAGCCGCACGAAACCCCGTGGGTGGTGACGCTGCCGCTGATCCTGCTGGCGATCCCCTCGATTGTGATCGGCTTCTTCGGCATCGGTCCGATGCTGTACGGCACGGACTGGAAGGGCGCGCATGCCGAGCACGCGATCCCGGGCCAGGTCCATTCGTTCTTCACCGGCATCGTTGATTTCTACGTCCCGTCGCGCGACACCATTGGCGCGCTGGCCGAAGAGTTCCACGGCCCGGTTGCGTTCGCGCTGCACGGCATGATGGCCCCGGCCTTCTTCCTGACCGTGGCCGGCTTCCTGCTGGCGGTGCTGTTCTACCTGTGGAAGCCGGAGCTGGCGGGCAAGGCCCGCACGACCTTCGCGCCGCTGGTATCGGTGCTGGAGAACAAGTACGGCTTCGACAAGCTGTGGATCGGCGGCTTCGCCGGTGGCGGCATCAAGCTGGGTAAGGTTTCGCGCGCGATCGACACGAACATCGTCGATGGTGTGGTGGTCAACGGTTCGGCTCGCCTGATCGATCTGGCGGCCAACCTGCTGCGTCGCACCCAATCCGGTTTCCTCTATCACTACGCCTTCGCGATGATCATCGGCCTGATTGCCCTTCTGGGCGTCCTGATGCATTACCTGCGTTGA
- a CDS encoding NADH-quinone oxidoreductase subunit M, whose amino-acid sequence MSNWPLLSVLIWLPILGGALILAIRDAQTARWASLGVAVLTFVASLSLLSGYDVGNDALQFVETRAWIPAYKIGYNLGVDGIAIALILLTTLVSVLALIGAWSAIDKRVNQYVAAFLILEGVTVGIFAATDAMLFYVFFEAMLIPMFLIIGVWGGPRRIYAALKFFLYTFLGSVLMLVALIYLYLKGGSFQLADLYQLQLSGKEQTWIFFAFLIAFAVKVPMFPVHTWLPDAHVEAPTAGSVILAAIALKIGGYGFLRFNLPIVPDASQEWAWLVITLSLIAVIYVGLVALVQDDMKKLIAYSSIAHMGFVTLGTFIALWLVRDAGNPDAARLGLQGAMVQMISHGFVSGAMFSCVGVLYDRMHSRRIADYGGVVNVMPWFATFAMLFFMANAGLPGTSGFVGEFMIIMASFQRNPWLALGAASTLVITAAYTLWLYKRVFFGEVANAHVAELKDINGREWLVLGVFAVGTLALGLYPKPLTDLMEPSIAKLAMQIASSKLL is encoded by the coding sequence GTGTCGAACTGGCCCCTACTCAGTGTTCTCATCTGGCTGCCGATCCTCGGCGGTGCCTTGATCCTTGCCATCCGTGACGCCCAAACCGCCCGCTGGGCGTCGCTGGGCGTAGCGGTGCTGACCTTCGTGGCCAGCCTGTCGCTGCTCAGCGGCTACGACGTGGGGAACGACGCGCTGCAGTTCGTCGAAACCCGCGCCTGGATCCCCGCCTACAAGATCGGCTACAACCTGGGCGTGGACGGCATCGCGATCGCGCTGATCCTGCTGACCACGCTGGTGTCGGTGCTGGCCCTGATCGGCGCCTGGAGCGCCATCGACAAGCGCGTCAACCAGTACGTGGCCGCCTTCCTGATCCTGGAAGGCGTCACGGTGGGCATCTTCGCGGCAACCGACGCGATGCTGTTCTACGTGTTCTTCGAAGCCATGCTGATCCCGATGTTCCTGATCATCGGTGTCTGGGGTGGTCCGCGCCGCATCTACGCCGCGCTGAAGTTCTTCCTGTACACCTTCCTCGGCTCGGTGCTGATGCTGGTGGCCCTGATCTACCTGTACCTGAAGGGCGGCAGCTTCCAGCTGGCCGACCTGTACCAGCTGCAGCTGTCGGGCAAGGAACAGACCTGGATCTTCTTCGCCTTCCTGATCGCCTTCGCGGTCAAGGTGCCGATGTTCCCGGTGCACACCTGGCTGCCGGACGCCCACGTGGAAGCGCCCACCGCCGGTTCGGTGATCCTGGCCGCCATCGCCCTGAAGATCGGTGGCTACGGCTTCCTGCGCTTCAACCTGCCGATCGTCCCGGACGCATCGCAGGAATGGGCCTGGCTGGTGATCACGCTGTCGCTGATCGCGGTGATCTACGTCGGCCTGGTCGCCTTGGTCCAGGACGACATGAAGAAGCTGATCGCCTATTCGTCGATCGCGCACATGGGCTTTGTCACCCTCGGCACCTTCATCGCGCTGTGGCTGGTACGTGACGCCGGCAACCCGGACGCGGCCCGCCTGGGCCTGCAGGGCGCCATGGTGCAGATGATTTCGCACGGCTTCGTGTCCGGTGCGATGTTCTCCTGCGTCGGCGTGCTGTACGACCGCATGCACAGCCGCCGCATCGCCGATTACGGCGGCGTGGTCAATGTGATGCCGTGGTTCGCCACCTTCGCCATGTTGTTCTTCATGGCCAATGCCGGCCTGCCGGGTACCAGCGGTTTCGTCGGTGAGTTCATGATCATCATGGCCAGCTTCCAGCGCAATCCGTGGCTGGCCCTGGGTGCGGCAAGCACCCTGGTGATCACGGCGGCCTATACGTTGTGGTTGTACAAGCGCGTGTTCTTCGGTGAAGTGGCCAATGCCCATGTCGCCGAACTGAAGGACATCAACGGTCGCGAATGGCTGGTGTTGGGTGTATTTGCCGTGGGCACGCTTGCCCTGGGCCTGTACCCCAAGCCGCTGACCGACCTGATGGAGCCCTCGATCGCGAAGCTGGCGATGCAGATCGCATCCAGCAAGCTGCTGTAA
- the nuoN gene encoding NADH-quinone oxidoreductase subunit NuoN translates to MTTSPLLPLTAADLPPLAPELVLIGSAFALLILDLFISEKNKIWTHLLSVAALAAVLFMLATGVGGQGEVFHGMFVRDTAADVMKTVIVLCSGLTLVYGWSYLRERKLYQGEIPVLILFGTAGMMILVSAGSLLMVYLGLELLALCSYALVASNRENGLASEAAMKYIVLGSLASGLLLYGMSLIYGATGSLHLDVIHAAIPHSEERVLLLTGAVFMIAGVAFKLGAAPFHMWLPDVYQGAPAPIALFISSAPKLAAFGMAYRLLEVGVGPLSDEWKYLIGGLAALSLVIGNLMAIAQTNLKRMLAYSTVSHIGFLLLGIAGGGEQGYAAALFYALSYAIMSTAGFGAIIALSRSGFEAENIDDFKGLNARNPWMAGLVLCIMASMAGIPPFLGFWTKLAVLGAAINGGMLWLAILGVLCAVVGCFYYLRVIKVMYFDEPVGEPLPANNDRVLGVVLGVNALALLALGLSWNPIMVWCQQAFAHLA, encoded by the coding sequence ATGACCACCTCGCCGCTGTTGCCGTTGACCGCCGCCGACCTGCCGCCGCTCGCTCCCGAGCTGGTGCTGATTGGTAGTGCGTTCGCCCTGTTGATCCTGGATCTGTTCATCAGTGAGAAGAACAAGATCTGGACCCACCTGCTGTCGGTTGCCGCGCTGGCCGCGGTGCTGTTCATGCTCGCCACCGGAGTGGGCGGGCAGGGCGAGGTCTTCCACGGCATGTTCGTCCGCGATACCGCGGCGGACGTGATGAAGACCGTGATCGTGTTGTGCAGTGGCCTGACCCTGGTCTACGGCTGGAGCTACCTGCGCGAGCGCAAGCTGTACCAGGGCGAGATTCCGGTGCTGATCCTGTTCGGCACCGCCGGCATGATGATCCTGGTGTCGGCCGGCAGCCTGCTGATGGTGTACCTGGGCCTGGAACTGCTGGCCCTGTGTTCGTATGCACTGGTGGCCAGCAACCGTGAGAACGGCTTGGCCTCCGAAGCGGCGATGAAGTACATCGTGCTGGGTTCGCTGGCCTCGGGCCTGCTGCTGTACGGCATGTCGCTGATCTACGGCGCCACCGGTTCGCTGCACCTGGACGTCATCCACGCCGCCATTCCGCATTCGGAAGAGCGCGTGCTGCTGCTGACCGGCGCGGTGTTCATGATTGCCGGCGTGGCCTTCAAGCTGGGCGCGGCACCGTTCCACATGTGGCTGCCCGACGTGTACCAGGGCGCACCGGCCCCGATCGCGCTGTTCATCAGCTCGGCACCGAAGCTGGCCGCGTTCGGCATGGCTTACCGCCTGCTGGAAGTGGGCGTGGGTCCGCTGTCGGACGAGTGGAAGTACCTGATCGGCGGTCTGGCGGCGCTGTCGCTGGTGATCGGCAACCTGATGGCGATCGCGCAGACCAACCTGAAACGCATGCTGGCGTACTCGACGGTGTCGCACATCGGCTTCCTGCTGCTGGGCATTGCCGGTGGTGGCGAGCAGGGTTATGCGGCGGCGCTGTTCTATGCACTGAGCTACGCGATCATGTCGACCGCCGGCTTCGGCGCGATCATCGCGCTGTCGCGCAGCGGCTTTGAAGCCGAGAACATCGACGACTTCAAGGGTCTGAATGCCCGCAACCCGTGGATGGCCGGCCTGGTGCTGTGCATCATGGCGTCGATGGCCGGTATTCCGCCGTTCCTGGGCTTCTGGACCAAGCTGGCGGTGCTGGGCGCGGCGATCAACGGCGGCATGCTGTGGTTGGCGATCCTGGGCGTGCTGTGCGCGGTGGTGGGTTGCTTCTACTACCTGCGTGTCATCAAGGTCATGTACTTCGATGAGCCGGTGGGCGAGCCGCTGCCGGCCAACAACGACCGCGTGCTGGGCGTGGTGCTGGGCGTGAATGCCTTGGCGCTGCTGGCCTTGGGCCTGTCGTGGAACCCGATCATGGTGTGGTGCCAGCAGGCATTTGCACATCTTGCGTAA
- the rimP gene encoding ribosome maturation factor RimP, with product MSDKATEIANLLAPTVQSLGLELLGVEYLTAPGGATLRLYIDVPLAEQPERIVNIDDCERVSREVSAQLDVEDPISANYTLEVSSPGVDRPLFTAEQFERAIGESAKVTLKLPQDGRRRLQGEILAVDNEQGTVTFKVDNAPFTADVENIDKARIMPDWAALGLAPTKPTGPAPKQGGKANKKPSNEPAAKKPRAE from the coding sequence GTGAGCGACAAGGCAACCGAAATCGCGAATCTGCTCGCCCCCACCGTTCAGTCGCTGGGTCTGGAGCTGCTGGGCGTGGAATATCTCACTGCCCCGGGTGGTGCGACGCTGCGCCTCTACATCGACGTGCCGCTGGCCGAACAGCCCGAGCGTATCGTCAACATCGACGACTGCGAACGCGTCAGCCGCGAAGTGTCCGCGCAGCTGGACGTCGAAGACCCGATCAGCGCCAATTACACCCTGGAAGTTTCGTCTCCCGGTGTGGATCGCCCGCTGTTCACCGCAGAACAATTCGAGCGTGCCATCGGCGAATCCGCCAAGGTCACGCTCAAGCTTCCGCAGGACGGCCGTCGTCGCCTGCAGGGCGAGATTCTCGCTGTAGACAATGAGCAGGGTACCGTCACCTTCAAGGTCGACAACGCCCCGTTCACCGCCGACGTCGAGAATATCGACAAGGCACGCATCATGCCGGACTGGGCCGCCCTCGGCCTCGCTCCGACCAAACCGACTGGCCCGGCACCCAAGCAGGGTGGCAAGGCGAACAAGAAACCATCCAACGAGCCGGCGGCTAAAAAGCCGCGCGCGGAGTGA
- the nusA gene encoding transcription termination factor NusA — MSKELLLVVDAVANEKGVPREVIFDAIEAALASAAKKRYPDEEVLARVSIDHKDGNYETFRRWEVVADDVVMESPDRQIRLMDAIDEAEGVEVGDYIEEQIENPDFGRIAAQAAKQVIVQRVREAERQQVVDAWKDRVGELVTGVVKRAERGNIYVDLGGNAEAFIPKDKGIPRDVLRAGDRVRGYLAEVRSEPRGPQLFISRAAPEFMIELFKLEVPEVGQGLVEIKACARDPGDRAKIAVLAHDSRTDPIGACIGMRGSRVQAVSNELNGERVDIVLWNENPANFVINAMAPAEVQSIIVDEEKHSMDLAVAEERLAQAIGKGGQNVRLASRLTGWQLNVMTQDQVTAKSEAEQGVARQLFMDKLEVDEEIAAILVTEGFNTVEEIAYVPVGELLAVEGFDEDIVEELRARARDALLNEALAVEEGLEDGSPSDDLLALEGMDEATAYALAGHGVRTSEDLSDLAADEILEFGIEDLDQERAAALILAARAEEIARLERGE, encoded by the coding sequence ATGAGCAAGGAACTTTTGCTGGTAGTGGATGCGGTCGCCAATGAAAAGGGCGTTCCGCGTGAAGTGATCTTCGATGCCATCGAGGCAGCACTGGCGTCGGCTGCGAAGAAGCGCTACCCCGACGAAGAAGTGCTGGCCCGTGTGTCGATCGACCACAAGGACGGCAACTACGAAACCTTCCGCCGCTGGGAAGTGGTGGCCGATGACGTGGTCATGGAGTCCCCGGACCGCCAGATCCGCCTGATGGATGCCATCGACGAAGCCGAAGGCGTCGAAGTTGGCGATTACATCGAAGAACAGATCGAAAACCCCGACTTCGGCCGCATTGCTGCCCAGGCCGCCAAGCAGGTCATCGTCCAGCGCGTGCGCGAAGCCGAGCGCCAGCAGGTCGTGGATGCATGGAAGGACCGCGTTGGCGAACTGGTCACCGGTGTGGTCAAGCGCGCCGAGCGCGGCAACATCTATGTGGACCTCGGTGGCAACGCCGAAGCCTTCATCCCGAAGGACAAGGGCATCCCGCGCGACGTCCTGCGCGCCGGCGACCGCGTCCGCGGTTACCTGGCCGAAGTCCGTTCGGAACCGCGTGGCCCGCAGCTGTTCATCAGCCGCGCCGCCCCGGAATTCATGATCGAACTGTTCAAGCTCGAAGTGCCGGAAGTCGGCCAAGGCCTGGTCGAGATCAAGGCCTGTGCACGTGACCCGGGCGACCGCGCCAAGATCGCCGTGCTGGCCCACGATTCGCGTACCGATCCGATCGGTGCCTGCATCGGCATGCGCGGTTCGCGCGTCCAGGCCGTGTCCAACGAGCTCAACGGTGAGCGCGTGGACATCGTGCTGTGGAACGAGAACCCGGCCAACTTCGTCATCAACGCGATGGCGCCGGCCGAAGTGCAGTCGATCATCGTCGACGAAGAAAAGCATTCCATGGACCTGGCCGTCGCTGAAGAGCGCCTGGCCCAGGCGATCGGCAAGGGCGGCCAGAACGTCCGTCTTGCCAGCCGCCTGACCGGGTGGCAGCTCAATGTGATGACCCAGGACCAGGTGACCGCCAAGTCCGAGGCAGAGCAGGGCGTTGCCCGTCAGCTGTTCATGGACAAGCTGGAAGTGGATGAAGAAATCGCCGCCATCCTGGTGACCGAAGGCTTCAACACCGTGGAAGAAATCGCCTACGTCCCGGTCGGCGAACTGCTGGCCGTGGAAGGCTTCGACGAAGACATCGTCGAAGAACTGCGTGCCCGTGCCCGCGATGCGCTGCTCAACGAGGCGCTGGCGGTGGAAGAAGGTCTGGAAGACGGTTCGCCGTCGGACGACCTGCTCGCCCTGGAAGGCATGGACGAGGCAACTGCCTACGCCCTGGCCGGTCACGGCGTGCGTACCAGTGAGGACCTGTCGGACCTGGCCGCCGACGAGATCCTCGAGTTCGGTATCGAGGACCTGGACCAGGAGCGCGCCGCCGCCCTGATCCTGGCCGCCCGAGCCGAGGAGATCGCCCGCCTGGAGCGCGGCGAATGA